Proteins from a genomic interval of Stenotrophomonas sp. WZN-1:
- the pbpC gene encoding penicillin-binding protein 1C: MNNTMTTRLAALRRRLRPLWPWLRWGTAATLALLLVLDFAFPPPLPKQRDTSTLVVAADGTPLRAFADAEGVWRYPASIDSVSPLYLQALLTYEDRWFWRHPGINPLAILRASGQLLRGGRIVSGGSTLTMQVARILDPHTRTPWGKLKQMLRAVQLEVHLSKQQILALYLERAPYGGTIEGVEAASWAYLGKPAAQLSHAEAALLAVLPQAPSRLRPDRHPEAAQKARDKVLSRMAELGAWTPEEVEDARIENVVARSLRPPLHAALLAQRLHSAYPGQARIQSSIDIGLQRTLEERVASYFSTLPERTSAALLVVDNQTLQARAYVGTLAFGDRQRLGHVDMVQAWRSPGSTLKPFLYAMALDDGLIHSESLLVDAPQSFGSYRPGNFDMAFNGPIGASSALRLSLNVPSVDLLQRVGAARFAARLSHAGIQLRFPPGSTPNLSLILGGTGARLEDLVGAFAALNRNGIAGRVRYTNDEPMIERRLASPGANWIVREMLESNPRPGYSVGTFDVGGRPRVAWKTGTSYGYRDAWAIGSTRHYTVGVWVGRPDGTPLPGQYGAVTALPLMFEVVDSLPRQRGDSAAAPMPASVSQEDICWPTGERAEGLPAALCQRRMSAYLLDGAVPPTFPEREARRWQPGRQRYLADARTGLRVSADCRLPHEEVAREIARWPALLSPWLPKAMREASQLPALSPDCRDDGREASVALHVDGLNDGATLARAPNSEHGVRLQLRALGSEQAVDWLLDGRWIAQTHGAQLMQREFAEPGAHTLTALAADGAWTQVRFNVLR, translated from the coding sequence ATGAACAACACGATGACGACCCGGCTGGCGGCCCTGCGCCGCCGGCTGCGGCCGCTGTGGCCGTGGCTGCGCTGGGGCACGGCCGCCACGCTGGCGCTGCTGCTGGTGCTGGATTTCGCCTTCCCGCCGCCGCTGCCGAAGCAGCGCGATACCAGCACCCTGGTGGTGGCTGCCGACGGCACGCCATTGCGCGCGTTTGCCGATGCCGAGGGCGTGTGGCGCTATCCGGCATCGATCGACAGCGTCTCGCCGCTGTACCTGCAGGCGCTGCTGACCTACGAGGACCGCTGGTTCTGGCGCCATCCGGGCATCAACCCGCTGGCGATCCTGCGTGCCAGCGGCCAGCTGCTGCGCGGCGGCCGCATTGTGTCCGGTGGCTCGACCCTGACCATGCAGGTCGCCCGCATCCTCGATCCGCATACGCGCACGCCCTGGGGCAAGCTCAAGCAGATGCTGCGCGCGGTGCAGCTGGAAGTGCACCTGAGCAAGCAGCAGATCCTGGCCCTGTATCTGGAGCGCGCGCCCTACGGCGGCACCATCGAGGGCGTGGAAGCGGCCAGCTGGGCCTATCTGGGCAAGCCGGCGGCGCAGCTGTCGCATGCCGAAGCCGCGTTGCTGGCGGTGCTGCCACAGGCGCCGAGCCGGCTGCGCCCGGATCGTCACCCGGAAGCGGCGCAGAAGGCGCGTGACAAGGTGCTGTCACGCATGGCCGAACTGGGCGCGTGGACACCGGAGGAGGTGGAGGACGCGCGCATCGAGAATGTGGTGGCGCGCTCGCTGCGGCCGCCACTGCATGCCGCACTGCTGGCGCAGCGACTGCATTCGGCGTACCCCGGCCAGGCACGCATCCAGAGCAGCATCGACATCGGCCTGCAACGCACGCTGGAAGAACGCGTGGCCAGCTATTTCTCGACGCTGCCCGAGCGCACCTCGGCCGCCTTGCTGGTGGTCGACAACCAGACCCTGCAGGCGCGTGCCTATGTTGGCACCTTGGCGTTCGGTGACCGCCAGCGGCTGGGCCACGTGGACATGGTGCAGGCCTGGCGTTCGCCGGGCTCCACGCTCAAGCCGTTCCTGTATGCGATGGCGCTGGACGATGGCCTGATCCATTCGGAAAGCCTGCTGGTCGATGCGCCGCAGAGTTTCGGCAGCTACCGCCCCGGCAACTTCGACATGGCCTTCAATGGGCCGATTGGTGCCTCCAGCGCATTGCGGCTGTCGCTCAACGTGCCCTCGGTGGACCTGCTGCAGCGGGTGGGCGCGGCGCGCTTCGCTGCTCGCCTGTCGCACGCTGGCATCCAGCTGCGCTTCCCACCCGGCAGCACGCCCAACCTGTCGCTGATCCTGGGCGGTACCGGCGCGCGGTTGGAGGATCTGGTTGGCGCCTTCGCCGCGCTCAACCGCAACGGCATCGCCGGCCGTGTGCGTTACACCAACGACGAGCCGATGATCGAGCGGCGACTTGCCTCGCCGGGCGCCAATTGGATCGTGCGCGAGATGCTGGAATCGAACCCGCGCCCGGGCTACAGCGTCGGCACCTTCGATGTCGGTGGCCGTCCGCGGGTAGCGTGGAAGACCGGCACCAGCTATGGCTATCGCGATGCGTGGGCGATCGGCAGTACCCGCCACTACACCGTGGGCGTGTGGGTGGGCCGGCCGGACGGCACGCCGTTGCCGGGCCAGTACGGCGCGGTCACTGCGCTGCCGCTGATGTTCGAGGTGGTGGACAGCCTGCCGCGCCAACGTGGTGATTCTGCGGCCGCACCGATGCCGGCCAGTGTCAGCCAGGAAGACATCTGCTGGCCCACCGGCGAACGCGCCGAGGGTCTCCCGGCGGCGCTGTGCCAACGGCGGATGTCGGCCTATCTGCTGGACGGCGCGGTGCCGCCGACCTTCCCCGAGCGCGAAGCGCGGCGCTGGCAGCCGGGGCGGCAGCGTTACCTGGCCGACGCGCGGACCGGTCTGCGTGTATCCGCTGATTGCCGTTTGCCGCATGAGGAAGTCGCGCGAGAGATCGCGCGTTGGCCGGCGTTGTTGTCACCGTGGCTGCCCAAGGCCATGCGCGAGGCTTCGCAGCTGCCGGCGCTGTCGCCGGACTGCCGCGACGATGGGCGTGAGGCGAGCGTGGCGCTGCATGTGGACGGGCTCAATGATGGCGCTACCCTGGCGCGCGCGCCGAATTCGGAACATGGCGTACGCCTGCAGCTGCGCGCGCTGGGTAGCGAGCAGGCGGTGGACTGGTTGCTGGATGGACGCTGGATCGCGCAGACCCACGGTGCGCAGTTGATGCAGCGCGAATTCGCCGAACCGGGTGCACATACGCTGACCGCACTGGCGGCCGACGGCGCGTGGACGCAGGTGCGGTTCAACGTCCTCCGGTAG
- a CDS encoding alpha-2-macroglobulin: MSGPARRKRWGWAAAILAGGLLLGLAGCRNDSGQLPKASGEAITTKAEQVKEFTLLRAYPDQKNDGLSLALEFSRPLVGTQDFDKLVRFEEKVGTDDSSWTLSDDGLTLRYPFVEAGKEFSLVVSPDLLAADGSRLGKELKQKVFSGELKPVVGFASQGSVLPAKDSRGLPVVSVNVPEVDVEFLRVREKDLPTFFSQYQRGGRRGSWELSSDYERSPINKLAEPVYVNRFILGGKKNERVLTYLPTQDIKELQEPGLYFALLKRTGDYEGEFDTAFFSVSDIGLHTRAYKDKLFVHTAGLKDGAPLKGIDLRVLDAKGEVVMKGSTDGNGNALLNYTLDATHVLVASSGKDTSFLPFNQPALDLSEFAVAGRDNAWFDVYAWSGRDLYRPGETVRLSALLRDNDGKPVKAQPVFLRLKQPDGKTFRETRLQPGDQGYINFEQVIPAEAPTGRWQVEFRTDPASKEAIQGMTLRIEEFLPERMKLDLDSAQKTLKPGEDLRLQANGAYLYGAPADGNRFTARMAVAAEQKPVDGLPGYFFGDPTLQLPREAKDVIDTTLPANGQLREDVALPEEAAKAKAPIAVVLSGSLYETGGRTVTRTLKRVMWPANALVGVRPLFNPDDGADSNGNARFELMRVDAAGAPQPAKGLKITLVRELRDYHWTFNDNRWDYDFTRRFENKETRTVDAGSSAVAFDFPVEWGEYRVDVFDPSTGLTSRYPFRAGWSWGDDNRGLDARPDKVKLGLDKTGYKAGDTLEVTVTPPHAGKGILMVETDRMLYVQDIEAKPGSTFKIPVTADWERHDVYITALVFRGGSAPSKITPARAVGVVHVPMDRKGRTVAVGLVAPKQMRPEQDLPVTVSAPQLAGKTAHVTVSAVDVGILNITRFPVPDAGAHFFAQRRLGIDAYDIYSRVIESFDGGSGKLKFGGDMALQALPQAKRPTARVQTVDLFSGPVQLDAKGNARIRLKVPDFNGTLRVSALVYSDDQYGKRDVETIVRAPILAEASMPRVLAPGDRSTVTLDVQNFTGKPGQFNVKVESEGPLNLGEGSRSVQLNADAKTTLSFPLSAREGHSVAKVRVRVDGNGFKADRRYDLPVRAAWPQVLRSQVRTLDPLAAVSLDNSLTDGLMSESVNARLLVSPLPPIPFASALQGALNYPYGCAEQTTSKGYAALILDQATSSMLGADGLDAKTRRERMEGAFGRLASMQVANGNFSMWGDDGYVNPWLTPYITEFLLDAKDAGFAVPDNVLQKALNRLSEDLLSGGNQFYGQDDREKLKFANQAYSGYVLARVNRAPLGTLRTLYDNERSKAVGGLSLVHLGVALSLQGDAKRGQAALAAAFAKSSSERPSYFGDYGSAIRDDALMIALTHENKLAKPAWDARAVDLGRGLDARRSAGWMWLSTQEQVAIARLGKALAANQKALVAGELVIGGNTEAIGERKLFGRNFSASELASGVRFTPQGQPPMFASIDVAGIPRSAPAPDNSVLGVERSYYGTDGKPWSPRPLKEGEALIVRVTVTADTTMPDALLTDLLPAGLEIENFNLGDAKQWADVVVDGITISDRGEAADTKHEEFRDDRYVAALKLSRGSKANVFYLVRAVTPGTYSVPPPLVEDMYRPQLRGVGRSNPTTITVVQP; encoded by the coding sequence ATGAGCGGTCCGGCACGGCGGAAGCGGTGGGGATGGGCGGCGGCGATACTGGCAGGAGGCCTGTTGCTGGGCCTGGCCGGCTGCCGCAATGACAGCGGGCAGCTGCCCAAGGCCAGTGGTGAAGCCATCACCACCAAGGCCGAGCAGGTGAAGGAGTTCACCCTGCTGCGCGCCTACCCGGACCAGAAGAATGACGGCCTGTCGCTCGCGCTGGAGTTCTCGCGCCCACTGGTCGGCACCCAGGATTTCGACAAGCTGGTGCGCTTCGAGGAGAAGGTCGGCACCGACGACAGCAGCTGGACGCTGTCCGATGACGGCCTGACCCTGCGCTATCCGTTCGTCGAGGCCGGCAAGGAGTTCAGCCTGGTGGTCTCGCCCGACCTGCTGGCCGCCGATGGCAGCCGGCTGGGCAAGGAACTGAAGCAGAAGGTGTTCAGCGGCGAGCTGAAGCCGGTGGTGGGCTTCGCCTCGCAGGGCAGCGTGCTGCCGGCCAAGGACAGCCGCGGCCTGCCGGTGGTGTCGGTGAACGTGCCCGAGGTCGACGTCGAGTTCCTGCGCGTGCGCGAGAAGGACCTGCCGACCTTCTTCAGCCAGTACCAGCGCGGCGGCCGCCGCGGCAGCTGGGAGCTGAGCAGCGACTACGAGCGCAGCCCGATCAACAAGCTGGCCGAGCCGGTCTACGTCAACCGCTTCATCCTCGGCGGCAAGAAGAACGAGCGGGTGCTGACCTACCTGCCGACCCAGGACATCAAGGAGCTGCAGGAGCCGGGCCTGTACTTCGCCCTGCTCAAGCGCACCGGTGACTACGAAGGCGAGTTCGATACCGCGTTCTTCTCGGTCAGCGACATCGGCCTGCATACCCGCGCCTACAAGGACAAGCTGTTCGTGCACACCGCCGGCCTCAAGGACGGTGCGCCGCTGAAGGGCATCGACCTGCGCGTGCTCGACGCCAAGGGCGAGGTGGTAATGAAGGGCAGCACCGACGGCAATGGCAATGCGCTGCTGAACTACACTCTGGATGCCACCCACGTGCTGGTCGCCAGCAGTGGCAAGGACACCAGCTTCCTGCCGTTCAACCAGCCGGCGCTGGACCTGAGCGAATTCGCCGTGGCCGGCCGTGACAATGCCTGGTTCGACGTCTATGCCTGGTCCGGGCGCGACCTGTACCGGCCGGGCGAAACCGTGCGCCTGTCCGCGCTGCTGCGCGACAACGACGGCAAGCCGGTCAAGGCTCAGCCGGTGTTCCTGCGCCTGAAGCAGCCCGATGGCAAGACCTTCCGCGAGACCCGGCTGCAGCCGGGTGACCAGGGCTACATCAATTTCGAGCAGGTCATCCCCGCCGAGGCGCCGACCGGGCGCTGGCAGGTCGAGTTCCGCACCGACCCTGCCAGCAAGGAAGCGATCCAAGGCATGACCCTGCGCATCGAAGAGTTCCTGCCCGAGCGCATGAAGCTTGACCTGGACAGCGCGCAGAAGACGCTGAAGCCGGGTGAGGACCTGCGCCTGCAGGCCAATGGCGCCTATCTGTATGGGGCGCCGGCCGATGGCAACCGCTTCACCGCGCGCATGGCGGTGGCCGCCGAGCAGAAGCCGGTGGACGGCCTGCCGGGCTATTTCTTCGGTGACCCGACCCTGCAGCTGCCGCGCGAGGCCAAGGACGTGATCGATACCACGCTGCCGGCCAATGGCCAGCTGCGTGAGGACGTGGCGTTGCCGGAAGAGGCGGCCAAGGCCAAGGCACCGATCGCCGTGGTGCTGTCCGGCAGCCTGTATGAAACCGGTGGCCGCACGGTCACCCGTACCCTGAAGCGGGTGATGTGGCCGGCCAACGCGCTGGTCGGTGTACGCCCGTTGTTCAACCCTGACGATGGTGCCGATTCCAACGGCAACGCGCGCTTCGAGCTGATGCGTGTGGATGCTGCCGGTGCGCCGCAGCCAGCCAAGGGCCTGAAGATCACCCTGGTGCGCGAACTGCGCGACTACCACTGGACCTTCAACGACAATCGCTGGGATTACGATTTCACCCGCCGTTTCGAGAACAAGGAAACCCGCACCGTCGATGCCGGCAGCAGCGCGGTCGCCTTCGATTTCCCGGTGGAGTGGGGCGAGTACCGGGTGGACGTGTTCGATCCGTCCACCGGCCTGACCAGCCGCTACCCGTTCCGCGCCGGCTGGAGCTGGGGCGATGACAACCGTGGCCTGGATGCACGTCCGGACAAGGTCAAGCTGGGCCTGGACAAGACCGGCTACAAAGCCGGTGACACCCTGGAAGTGACGGTGACCCCGCCGCATGCCGGCAAGGGCATCCTGATGGTCGAGACCGATCGCATGCTGTACGTGCAGGACATCGAGGCCAAGCCGGGTTCGACCTTCAAGATTCCGGTCACCGCCGACTGGGAACGCCACGATGTCTACATCACCGCGCTGGTGTTCCGCGGCGGCAGTGCGCCGAGCAAGATCACCCCGGCCCGTGCCGTGGGCGTGGTGCATGTGCCGATGGACCGCAAGGGCCGCACCGTGGCCGTCGGCCTGGTCGCACCCAAGCAGATGCGGCCGGAACAGGACCTGCCGGTGACGGTCAGCGCGCCGCAGCTGGCCGGCAAGACCGCGCACGTGACCGTCTCGGCGGTGGACGTGGGCATCCTCAACATCACCCGTTTCCCGGTGCCCGACGCTGGCGCGCACTTCTTCGCCCAGCGTCGCCTCGGCATCGATGCCTATGACATCTACAGCCGCGTGATCGAAAGCTTCGATGGTGGCAGCGGCAAGCTGAAGTTCGGTGGCGACATGGCGCTGCAGGCATTGCCGCAGGCCAAGCGCCCAACGGCACGCGTGCAGACCGTGGACCTGTTCTCCGGCCCGGTGCAGCTCGATGCCAAGGGCAATGCCCGCATCCGCCTGAAGGTGCCGGACTTCAACGGCACCCTGCGCGTGTCGGCGCTGGTCTACAGCGATGACCAGTACGGCAAGCGCGACGTGGAAACCATTGTGCGCGCGCCGATCCTGGCCGAAGCCAGCATGCCGCGCGTGCTGGCCCCGGGCGACCGCAGCACGGTGACACTGGACGTGCAGAACTTCACCGGCAAGCCGGGCCAGTTCAACGTGAAGGTAGAGAGCGAAGGCCCGTTGAACCTGGGCGAGGGCAGCCGCAGCGTGCAGTTGAATGCCGATGCCAAGACCACGCTGAGCTTCCCGTTGTCGGCGCGCGAGGGCCACAGCGTGGCCAAGGTGCGCGTGCGGGTGGATGGCAACGGCTTCAAGGCCGACCGCCGCTACGACCTGCCGGTGCGTGCGGCGTGGCCGCAGGTGCTGCGTTCGCAGGTGCGCACGCTTGATCCGCTGGCCGCGGTCAGTCTCGACAACAGCCTGACCGATGGCCTGATGTCCGAGTCGGTGAATGCCCGCCTGCTGGTCAGCCCGCTGCCGCCGATCCCGTTCGCCAGTGCGCTGCAGGGCGCGCTGAACTACCCGTACGGCTGTGCCGAGCAGACCACCAGCAAGGGCTACGCCGCGCTGATCCTGGACCAGGCGACGTCGTCGATGCTCGGTGCCGACGGCCTGGATGCCAAGACCCGTCGCGAACGCATGGAAGGTGCGTTCGGTCGCCTGGCGTCGATGCAGGTGGCCAATGGCAACTTCTCGATGTGGGGTGACGACGGCTACGTGAACCCGTGGCTGACCCCGTACATCACCGAGTTCCTGCTCGATGCCAAGGACGCCGGTTTCGCGGTGCCCGACAACGTGCTGCAGAAGGCGCTCAACCGTCTCAGCGAGGATCTGCTTTCCGGCGGCAACCAGTTCTACGGCCAGGACGACCGCGAGAAGCTGAAGTTCGCCAACCAGGCGTATTCGGGCTACGTGCTGGCCCGGGTCAACCGTGCGCCGCTGGGTACCCTGCGCACGCTGTACGACAACGAGCGCAGCAAGGCGGTCGGCGGCCTGTCGTTGGTCCACCTGGGCGTGGCGCTGTCGTTGCAGGGCGATGCCAAGCGTGGCCAGGCCGCGTTGGCGGCGGCCTTCGCCAAGTCCAGCAGCGAACGCCCCTCGTACTTCGGCGACTACGGCAGTGCGATCCGTGATGACGCGCTGATGATCGCGCTGACCCACGAAAACAAGCTGGCCAAGCCGGCGTGGGACGCGCGTGCGGTGGATCTCGGCCGTGGCCTGGATGCCCGCCGCAGTGCCGGCTGGATGTGGCTGAGCACGCAGGAACAGGTGGCGATTGCCCGCCTCGGCAAGGCGCTTGCTGCCAACCAGAAGGCGCTGGTGGCCGGTGAGCTGGTGATCGGTGGCAACACCGAAGCCATCGGCGAGCGCAAGCTGTTCGGCCGCAACTTCAGCGCCAGCGAGCTGGCCAGCGGCGTGCGTTTCACCCCGCAGGGGCAGCCGCCGATGTTCGCCAGCATCGACGTGGCCGGCATTCCGCGCAGCGCACCGGCGCCGGACAACAGCGTGCTGGGCGTCGAGCGCAGCTACTACGGCACCGATGGCAAGCCGTGGTCGCCGCGCCCACTGAAGGAGGGCGAAGCACTGATCGTGCGCGTCACCGTCACCGCCGACACCACGATGCCCGATGCACTGCTGACCGACCTGCTGCCGGCGGGCCTGGAGATCGAGAACTTCAACCTGGGCGATGCCAAGCAGTGGGCCGACGTGGTGGTCGATGGCATCACCATCAGCGATCGTGGTGAAGCCGCCGATACCAAGCACGAGGAGTTCCGCGACGACCGTTACGTGGCCGCGCTGAAGCTCTCGCGTGGCAGCAAGGCCAACGTGTTCTACCTGGTGCGCGCGGTGACGCCGGGGACCTACTCGGTGCCGCCGCCGCTGGTGGAGGACATGTACCGGCCGCAGCTGCGCGGCGTCGGCCGCAGCAACCCGACCACGATCACGGTGGTACAGCCGTGA